The following nucleotide sequence is from Longimicrobium sp..
GTGGTGCCGCCCTGCGCCCGCGCATCGGGGGGAAAGAGCCAAGCGAAACACGCGAGCAGGAGGAGCAGAACAGGTGGTGCACGCAGCATCAGCACCTCACTGTTCACCAGGTTGTTGCGTGTCGGCTCCTCCGATTCGCGGTCCTGCAAAGGGGAAAAGGGCTCCGCACCCAACTTACCCGGTGCGCGCCAGCGGGGTCAAGCGACCGCCGGCCCCTCGTCCCCGCCCGGGGCCGCGCGCGCGTCTCCGGCGCTCTCCAGGAACAGCTCCAGCGAGCGGAACGGCTTGTCGTGCGCCAGCTGCGCCTCCAGGAACGCGCGCAGCAGCGCGCGGTGCGTCCCGGGCCGCCCCACGCCGCCTTCAGGAACGTGGCCGCGGATCATCCCCCTCAACTCCGCGCGGCTCTCCGCCTCCAGCACCCGCCCCGCCTGCCGGCAGCGCGTGCAGGCTACGCCACCCGCCACCGCGTCGAACCGCACCGGCTCGTCCGGCGCAACGTCGCCCCCGCACAGCACGCACGCATCCACCTGCGGCTCGAAGCCGAAGAGCGACACCAGCGACCACGCGCCCGTCAGCGAGGCGCCCAGGGCCTCGGCGGGGGTAGGCGCGTCGGCGATGGCGTCCCAGGCGTTCGCGACCGCCTGGTACAGGCCGGGGTGCGGGTCTTCCGTCCCCACGCGCATCACCAGCTCCGCCAGCAGCGAGGCGCCGGAAAAACCCACCAGTGAGCGCCCCAGCGCCTGCCGGCTCTGCACCAGGTCGAAGCCGCTGAGCGTGTGCAGGTCGCGCCCCTCCTTCAGGTAGAAGGTGGCGTGCCCCTCGGTGAACGGCTCCAGCACCCCGCCGTAGCGGCTGCGGGGGCGCAGCGCGCCCTTGGCCATCACCGAGCGCACACCGTGGTCCCACGTGTACAGCCGCAGCACCTTGCTTGTTTCACTGTACGGAAACGACTGCAGTACCAGCGCCCGCGTGGTGGTGAG
It contains:
- the recO gene encoding DNA repair protein RecO; amino-acid sequence: MALTTTRALVLQSFPYSETSKVLRLYTWDHGVRSVMAKGALRPRSRYGGVLEPFTEGHATFYLKEGRDLHTLSGFDLVQSRQALGRSLVGFSGASLLAELVMRVGTEDPHPGLYQAVANAWDAIADAPTPAEALGASLTGAWSLVSLFGFEPQVDACVLCGGDVAPDEPVRFDAVAGGVACTRCRQAGRVLEAESRAELRGMIRGHVPEGGVGRPGTHRALLRAFLEAQLAHDKPFRSLELFLESAGDARAAPGGDEGPAVA